From Pongo pygmaeus isolate AG05252 chromosome 1, NHGRI_mPonPyg2-v2.0_pri, whole genome shotgun sequence, one genomic window encodes:
- the ZNF644 gene encoding zinc finger protein 644 isoform X4, with translation MLIRQNLALDCKQKKSRSRSGSKKKMLTLPHGADEVYILRCRFCGLVFRGPLSVQEDWIKHLQRHIVNANLPRTGAGMVEVTSLLKKPASITETSFSLLMAEAAS, from the exons CCTTAGATTGTAAGCAAAAGAAATCAAGGTCAAGATCTGGAAGCAAGAAGAAAATGCTAACATTACCTCATGGTGCTGACGAGGTTTACATTCTCCGATGCAG GTTTTGTGGCCTAGTCTTTCGAGGACCCTTGTCTGTTCAGGAAGACTGGATTAAGCACTTACAACGACATATTGTAAACGCTAATCTTCCACGGACTGGAGCTGGCATGGTGGAAGTCACGTCACTACTTAAAAAGCCTGCCTCCATTACAGAAACTTCATTTTCTCTACTAATGGCTGAAGCAGCTTCATAG